Proteins found in one Bartonella krasnovii genomic segment:
- the map gene encoding type I methionyl aminopeptidase, which produces MIEYIEYNKAPLKFNGKIRIFDDYAFAKMREVGRIAAECLDALTDIIKPGVTTQEIDDFVFTFGAQKGALPADLNYHGYSHSCCTSINHVVCHGIPNKRPLQEGDIVNVDVTFILDGWHGDSSRMYPVGKIRRAAERLLQITYESLMRGIAVVKPGATTGDIGAAIQQYAESERCSIVRDFCGHGIGQLFHDTPNILHYGVPGEGIELKQGMIFTIEPMINLGKPQVKILSDGWTAVTRDRSLTAQYEHTIGVTNEGYEIFTQSPKNIFYIPNSQT; this is translated from the coding sequence ATGATTGAATATATTGAGTATAATAAAGCCCCTTTAAAATTTAACGGGAAAATTCGCATTTTCGATGACTATGCTTTCGCTAAAATGCGTGAAGTTGGTCGTATTGCTGCAGAATGTCTTGATGCACTTACGGATATTATTAAACCTGGTGTTACTACGCAAGAAATTGATGATTTTGTATTTACTTTTGGCGCTCAAAAAGGAGCTCTTCCTGCTGACCTAAATTATCATGGATACAGTCATTCATGCTGTACATCTATCAATCACGTTGTCTGTCATGGTATTCCTAATAAAAGACCCTTACAAGAAGGCGATATTGTGAATGTTGATGTGACCTTTATCCTTGATGGTTGGCATGGTGATTCAAGCCGCATGTATCCTGTTGGAAAAATCAGACGTGCTGCAGAACGCCTTTTACAAATAACCTATGAAAGTCTTATGAGGGGAATTGCTGTCGTTAAACCTGGAGCAACGACAGGTGATATTGGTGCAGCCATTCAACAGTATGCAGAATCTGAAAGGTGCTCAATTGTGAGAGATTTTTGCGGACATGGTATTGGTCAGCTGTTTCATGATACTCCCAATATTCTTCATTATGGAGTTCCTGGAGAAGGAATCGAATTAAAACAAGGGATGATCTTTACAATTGAGCCTATGATTAACCTTGGTAAGCCACAAGTTAAAATTTTATCTGACGGTTGGACTGCTGTTACCCGTGATCGCTCTTTGACAGCACAATATGAGCATACAATTGGTGTCACAAATGAAGGGTATGAAATATTTACACAATCGCCTAAAAATATCTTTTATATTCCAAATTCGCAGACCTAA
- the murI gene encoding glutamate racemase — protein MDVRPVLFFDSGVGGLTVLREARIFIPEIQFIYVADDAGFPYGNWEENVLKERILMIFKNLLTRYNPALCVIACNTVSTLMMADLRQNFPHVLFVGTVPAIKSAAEQTKSGFISVLATPGTVKRAYTNELINSFAGQCHVKLVGSEKLAGFAEDYLRGKSIDLEVLRKEILPCFVEKNGKYTDVIVLACTHYPFLINFFREQALWSVKWIDPAKAIAKHIRSLLPLSKKIHQHPIKKYQDFALLTSKNITSSTENLLKEFGLKLMKRVDFGIRDQ, from the coding sequence ATGGATGTACGACCTGTTCTTTTTTTTGATAGTGGTGTTGGTGGTTTAACAGTGTTGAGGGAAGCACGCATTTTTATCCCTGAAATACAATTTATTTATGTAGCTGATGACGCAGGGTTTCCTTATGGTAATTGGGAAGAAAATGTTCTTAAAGAACGCATTTTAATGATTTTTAAAAATCTTTTAACACGCTATAACCCCGCCTTATGTGTAATTGCTTGCAACACTGTTTCTACATTGATGATGGCAGATCTACGACAGAATTTTCCTCATGTCCTTTTTGTGGGAACGGTTCCTGCAATTAAATCAGCTGCTGAGCAAACGAAATCTGGTTTTATTTCTGTATTAGCGACTCCTGGAACAGTTAAACGTGCCTATACAAATGAATTAATTAACTCTTTTGCTGGACAGTGTCATGTTAAGCTTGTAGGAAGTGAAAAGCTTGCTGGATTTGCTGAAGATTATTTACGAGGAAAATCTATCGATTTAGAAGTGTTAAGAAAAGAAATCTTGCCATGTTTTGTGGAAAAAAATGGCAAATATACGGATGTTATTGTTTTAGCCTGCACTCATTATCCTTTTTTGATTAACTTCTTTCGTGAACAAGCTCTATGGTCCGTTAAATGGATTGATCCAGCAAAAGCGATTGCCAAACATATTAGGTCATTATTGCCCTTGTCGAAAAAGATACATCAGCACCCCATCAAGAAATATCAAGATTTTGCATTGCTAACATCGAAAAATATCACTTCTTCAACGGAGAATTTGTTAAAAGAATTTGGCTTAAAACTGATGAAAAGAGTTGACTTTGGGATACGGGATCAATAA
- the rpsD gene encoding 30S ribosomal protein S4, protein MSKRETTKYKIDRRMGENIWGRPKSPVNRRDYGPGQHGQRRKGKLSDYGVQLRAKQKLKGFYGDISEKQFHKTYVEAARRRGDTGENLIGLLESRLDAVVYRAKFVPTIFASRQFINHGHVNVNGRRTNIQSYRCKPGDVIEVREKSKQLVLVLESVQLAERDVPDYIEADHKQMKATFTRIPAFADVPYAVQMEPNLVVEFYSR, encoded by the coding sequence ATGAGTAAACGCGAAACAACAAAATATAAAATTGATCGACGTATGGGAGAAAATATTTGGGGTCGTCCAAAATCTCCTGTCAATCGTCGTGATTATGGTCCAGGTCAGCATGGACAGCGCCGTAAAGGAAAACTTTCTGACTATGGGGTGCAATTGCGCGCTAAACAGAAGTTGAAAGGGTTTTATGGCGATATTTCAGAAAAGCAATTTCATAAAACTTATGTGGAAGCTGCTCGTCGTCGAGGTGATACAGGTGAAAATCTTATCGGTCTTTTAGAATCACGTTTGGATGCTGTTGTCTATCGTGCAAAATTTGTGCCTACGATTTTTGCTTCTCGCCAATTTATTAATCATGGTCACGTGAATGTAAATGGTCGACGCACAAATATTCAATCATATCGTTGTAAGCCAGGTGATGTTATTGAGGTTCGGGAAAAATCAAAACAGCTTGTGTTGGTTTTGGAATCAGTACAATTAGCAGAACGTGATGTTCCCGATTATATTGAAGCAGATCATAAACAGATGAAAGCGACCTTTACACGTATTCCTGCTTTTGCAGATGTTCCTTATGCTGTGCAAATGGAACCTAATTTGGTCGTTGAATTTTATTCTCGATAA
- the ttcA gene encoding tRNA 2-thiocytidine(32) synthetase TtcA — MNDVFVEYPAIEENEEDDLLASKADDCHPIFRRAPSSVEFNKLRKRLLRHMRQALDDFSMLSTGKKWLVALSGGKDSYGLLALLLDLKWRGLLPVEILACNLDQGQPGFPKHILPDFFNSYKIPYRIEYQDTYSIVTDKLAETQTYCSLCSRLRRGNLYRIAREEGCSALILGHHRDDVLETFFMNLFHGGRLAAMPGKLKNDEGDLFVLRPLVYAAEEDMEKFAQAMQFPIIPCNLCGSQDGLQRNVMKEMLKNIERQMPGRKDTMIRALANVRPSHLLDKKFFDFKMY, encoded by the coding sequence ATGAATGATGTTTTTGTTGAATATCCGGCAATAGAAGAAAACGAAGAGGATGATCTTTTAGCAAGCAAAGCAGATGATTGTCATCCAATATTTCGGCGTGCTCCTTCAAGTGTAGAGTTTAATAAATTGCGTAAACGACTTTTACGTCATATGCGACAAGCTTTGGATGATTTTTCTATGCTTTCTACTGGAAAAAAATGGCTTGTTGCTTTATCGGGCGGAAAAGACTCTTATGGTTTATTAGCACTTCTTTTAGATTTAAAGTGGCGTGGTCTTTTGCCCGTTGAAATTCTTGCTTGTAATCTTGACCAAGGGCAACCAGGCTTTCCTAAACATATTCTTCCAGACTTTTTCAATTCTTACAAAATTCCCTATCGTATTGAATATCAAGATACTTATTCCATTGTTACAGATAAATTGGCAGAAACACAGACATATTGTTCACTTTGTTCTCGATTGCGACGTGGTAATCTCTATCGCATTGCACGTGAGGAGGGCTGTTCGGCATTAATTTTAGGGCATCATCGTGATGATGTTTTGGAAACGTTTTTTATGAATTTGTTTCATGGTGGCCGATTAGCCGCTATGCCTGGAAAACTTAAAAATGATGAAGGTGATCTTTTTGTGTTACGTCCTCTCGTCTATGCCGCTGAGGAAGATATGGAAAAATTTGCTCAAGCAATGCAATTTCCAATTATTCCTTGTAATCTTTGCGGTAGTCAAGATGGTTTACAACGTAATGTAATGAAAGAAATGCTAAAAAATATTGAAAGACAAATGCCAGGACGTAAAGATACAATGATTCGCGCTTTAGCGAATGTACGCCCAAGTCACTTACTTGATAAGAAATTCTTTGATTTTAAAATGTATTAA
- a CDS encoding DUF3126 family protein — translation MNADEIKKLDNYLKNTFQNSALQVKARPKKNDSCEVYMGDEFLGVIYRDEDEDELSYNFSMAILDIDLEN, via the coding sequence GTGAATGCTGATGAAATAAAAAAACTTGATAATTATTTAAAAAATACATTCCAAAACTCAGCATTGCAAGTCAAAGCACGGCCTAAAAAGAATGATTCTTGTGAGGTCTATATGGGGGATGAGTTTCTAGGCGTTATCTATCGAGATGAAGATGAAGATGAGCTATCTTATAATTTTTCAATGGCTATATTGGATATTGATTTAGAAAACTGA
- the sfsA gene encoding DNA/RNA nuclease SfsA: MYFIPKLFPAKLIRRYKRFLADVKQDDQHIFTVSVPNTGSMLGLTASNANVWLSYHKNTKRKYAYQLEIVESDNTLVGINTALPNKLALEAIQNGLLPELSGYKTILKEQRYGTQSRIDFLLRDDILPDCYLEVKNVHFIRQKGLAEFPDSTTKRGARHLDELIQVVQQGKRAAMLYVIQREDCTAFSICHDLDPLYGRKFDLALKSGVECYAVKCQLSVEGIFPIQRVKIENRKNND, from the coding sequence ATGTATTTTATTCCCAAACTTTTTCCTGCAAAGCTTATCCGTCGTTATAAACGTTTCCTTGCAGATGTTAAACAGGATGACCAACATATCTTCACTGTATCGGTACCAAACACAGGATCAATGCTCGGATTGACAGCTTCCAACGCCAACGTTTGGCTTTCATATCATAAAAATACCAAGAGAAAATATGCCTATCAATTAGAAATTGTTGAATCCGATAACACTTTAGTTGGTATTAATACTGCTTTACCTAATAAACTTGCATTAGAAGCAATTCAAAACGGATTACTACCAGAATTAAGTGGATATAAAACAATTTTAAAAGAACAACGCTATGGAACACAATCACGCATTGACTTTCTTTTACGGGATGACATTCTTCCTGATTGTTACCTAGAAGTCAAAAATGTTCATTTTATTCGTCAAAAAGGATTAGCAGAATTTCCTGATAGCACAACAAAACGGGGCGCCCGTCACCTTGATGAACTCATACAAGTCGTACAACAAGGAAAACGAGCTGCTATGCTTTATGTTATTCAACGAGAAGATTGTACAGCTTTTAGCATCTGTCACGACCTTGACCCACTCTATGGACGTAAATTTGATTTGGCATTAAAATCAGGGGTAGAATGTTATGCTGTAAAATGTCAGTTAAGTGTAGAAGGTATTTTTCCGATTCAGAGAGTAAAAATAGAAAACAGAAAAAACAATGATTGA
- the tmk gene encoding dTMP kinase: MSGYFITFEGGDGVGKTVQISLLAEYLSYQGYDVVTTREPGGTPGAEAIRHILLSGQAQQYGPLIEAVLFTAARTDHVAEIIAPSLQKGKVVLCDRFIDSTRVYQGLNETVNSSLLSVLECVALNGIMPHLTFLLDMPAACGIKRANLRRKKTEVIDYFEKDQLEIQEQRRQAFLQLAKQEPQRFRVIDATGSVAVVANQIKSFCHQILLDQFS, encoded by the coding sequence GTGTCAGGTTATTTTATCACATTCGAAGGAGGGGACGGGGTAGGAAAAACAGTGCAGATTTCTTTACTTGCTGAATATCTCTCTTACCAAGGTTATGATGTTGTTACAACACGAGAACCAGGAGGAACACCAGGGGCAGAAGCAATCCGTCATATTTTATTGTCAGGGCAGGCACAACAATATGGACCATTGATTGAAGCTGTTTTGTTTACAGCGGCACGTACCGACCATGTTGCCGAGATTATCGCGCCTTCTTTGCAAAAAGGTAAAGTCGTTTTATGTGATCGCTTTATTGATTCTACACGCGTTTATCAAGGACTCAATGAAACCGTCAATTCTTCTCTTCTTTCTGTTTTAGAGTGTGTTGCACTCAACGGTATCATGCCTCATTTAACATTTTTATTAGATATGCCAGCAGCGTGCGGTATAAAGCGTGCCAATTTGCGAAGAAAAAAAACAGAAGTAATCGATTATTTTGAAAAAGATCAGTTGGAAATTCAAGAACAAAGGCGTCAAGCTTTTCTTCAATTGGCCAAACAAGAGCCCCAGAGATTTCGCGTTATTGATGCGACTGGCTCAGTGGCAGTTGTTGCGAATCAAATAAAAAGTTTTTGTCATCAGATATTGTTGGATCAATTTTCATGA
- a CDS encoding D-alanyl-D-alanine carboxypeptidase family protein yields MYTTLRILLTLWGILAFSSLGRTQNFQTSASQVLLLDDNTETILYEKQSDIPFFPASLAKLMTAEVVFHQLKEGLLKNTQKFKVSENAWRKGGAPSGTTTMFAKIKTEISVYDLLRGLIIMNGNDAAIILAEGISGDESHFAKLMNQRAKIIGLSESHFVNATGFPEEGQFVTVRDMITLARYIAQEYPDYYTLYREPHFTWNNIFQRNKNPLISKEIGVEGFGFGYSEKEGFSMVATIYKNHRRLFLAINGLQDGKKHTKEIERILQWGMTSFDLKTIFTKEKTVGRASVYGGKENFVPLIVKKPISFMLSNEKEVNVKAKIKYHGPLKAPIVSGQSVGVIQILEDKKILLEKPVFAGKNVQEGSFFTKVKGAFYEVTIGWLRKYL; encoded by the coding sequence ATGTATACAACATTAAGGATCTTATTGACCTTATGGGGAATATTAGCATTTAGCTCGTTGGGAAGAACACAGAATTTTCAAACTTCTGCCTCACAAGTTTTGTTACTTGATGATAATACCGAAACAATACTTTATGAAAAACAAAGTGATATTCCTTTTTTTCCTGCTTCATTAGCAAAATTAATGACAGCGGAAGTCGTCTTTCATCAATTAAAGGAAGGATTGTTAAAAAATACCCAAAAATTCAAGGTCAGTGAAAATGCTTGGCGCAAGGGTGGGGCACCTTCCGGTACAACCACTATGTTTGCAAAAATAAAGACAGAAATCAGTGTTTATGATCTTTTACGTGGTTTAATTATTATGAATGGAAATGATGCTGCTATTATTCTTGCTGAAGGAATATCAGGAGATGAGTCTCATTTTGCAAAGCTGATGAATCAGCGCGCTAAAATAATTGGATTATCTGAAAGCCATTTTGTTAATGCAACAGGGTTTCCCGAAGAGGGACAATTTGTAACAGTACGCGATATGATTACATTAGCACGTTATATTGCCCAGGAATATCCAGATTATTACACACTTTATCGTGAGCCTCACTTTACGTGGAATAATATTTTTCAACGGAATAAAAACCCTCTTATTTCTAAGGAAATAGGTGTAGAAGGATTTGGTTTTGGCTACAGTGAAAAAGAAGGTTTTTCAATGGTTGCTACCATTTATAAAAATCATCGGCGTCTTTTTTTAGCGATTAATGGTTTGCAAGATGGTAAAAAACATACAAAGGAAATAGAACGCATTCTTCAATGGGGAATGACATCTTTTGATCTCAAAACGATTTTTACAAAGGAAAAAACGGTTGGTCGTGCTTCTGTTTATGGCGGGAAAGAAAATTTTGTTCCACTTATTGTTAAAAAACCGATAAGCTTTATGCTTTCCAATGAAAAAGAAGTCAATGTTAAAGCAAAAATTAAATATCATGGTCCATTGAAAGCCCCCATCGTTTCAGGGCAATCAGTTGGCGTTATTCAAATTTTAGAAGATAAAAAGATTCTTTTGGAAAAACCAGTTTTTGCTGGCAAAAATGTTCAGGAAGGAAGCTTCTTTACAAAAGTAAAAGGTGCATTCTATGAAGTAACAATAGGATGGTTACGGAAATATTTATAG
- a CDS encoding septal ring lytic transglycosylase RlpA family protein, protein MPSNSKKKFTFIIKPTFQLFSMIVISQSLMSCCSSETAHFSIKDFYHNKPIDVNTSVLSKQISNNKNQSEAKKRGRATVGKPYQIKGKWYYPEHDPTYARVGEASWYGSDFHGRLTANGEIYDMNLLTAAHPTMPLPSYARVTNLKNGSSLIVRVNDRGPFMKDRIIDLSKQAATILGYVDRGVADVKVEYIAEAPIGYYDGAYLMASYTPGNANSYSLASEKVLKKRETVLFKERNIENKEELAKASSISQEKYNKTVTVKLPEIGPIMVNKPVPFDQVASINKLNKRTKLNWLQLF, encoded by the coding sequence ATGCCTTCAAATAGTAAAAAGAAATTTACTTTTATTATCAAACCAACATTTCAATTATTTTCGATGATCGTCATTTCTCAATCATTGATGTCTTGTTGCTCAAGCGAGACCGCACATTTTTCAATAAAAGATTTCTATCATAATAAACCAATTGACGTAAATACTTCTGTTCTATCGAAACAAATATCCAATAATAAAAATCAATCAGAAGCAAAAAAACGTGGGCGGGCGACTGTTGGTAAACCTTACCAGATAAAAGGAAAGTGGTATTATCCTGAACATGATCCAACGTATGCACGTGTTGGAGAGGCATCATGGTATGGTTCAGATTTTCATGGGCGTTTAACGGCAAACGGTGAAATTTATGACATGAATCTTCTGACTGCTGCCCATCCTACAATGCCTTTACCTAGCTATGCTCGTGTTACTAATTTGAAAAATGGATCTTCACTCATTGTTAGAGTGAATGATCGCGGACCTTTTATGAAAGACCGTATCATTGATTTATCAAAGCAAGCTGCGACAATACTTGGTTATGTCGATAGGGGCGTTGCAGATGTTAAAGTAGAATATATTGCTGAAGCACCTATTGGCTATTATGATGGTGCATATTTAATGGCCTCTTATACTCCTGGAAATGCTAACTCATATTCATTAGCGTCAGAAAAGGTTTTGAAAAAAAGAGAAACTGTTTTATTCAAGGAGCGCAATATAGAAAACAAAGAAGAGCTAGCTAAAGCATCTTCTATTTCACAAGAGAAATACAATAAAACTGTTACAGTGAAACTACCAGAAATTGGCCCTATCATGGTTAATAAGCCAGTGCCATTTGATCAAGTTGCTTCTATAAATAAGCTCAACAAAAGAACAAAGCTTAATTGGTTACAACTGTTTTAA
- a CDS encoding alpha/beta fold hydrolase, protein MTAEDVHFFEYDGLRFAYREEGQGEPILLIHGFGSSARVNWYATGWFRILTEAGYRVIALDNRGHGDSVKSYDPSFYTPQAMAGDAVKLLQHLELSKAHVMGYSMGARISAFMALLYPTYVNSVIFGGLGIGMVTGAGNWEPVAEALLAEDPSTITNTRGLMFRKFADQTKSDRRALAACIITSKQELTASEIYKIEQPALVAVGSLDEIGGAAEPLAALLPCGEALSIPGRDHMLAVGDKVYKKGVINFLSRYPIK, encoded by the coding sequence ATGACAGCTGAGGACGTTCATTTTTTTGAATATGATGGTTTGCGCTTTGCTTATCGAGAAGAAGGGCAGGGTGAACCTATTTTGTTGATTCATGGTTTTGGGTCTTCTGCTCGGGTGAATTGGTATGCAACGGGTTGGTTTCGTATTCTCACTGAAGCGGGATATCGTGTTATTGCTCTTGATAATCGAGGACATGGTGATTCAGTTAAAAGTTATGATCCTAGCTTTTATACACCTCAAGCTATGGCTGGCGATGCGGTCAAACTCTTACAGCATTTAGAATTATCTAAAGCTCATGTTATGGGATATTCTATGGGAGCTCGTATTAGTGCTTTTATGGCTCTTTTATATCCAACATATGTGAACAGCGTTATTTTTGGTGGTTTAGGTATTGGTATGGTAACGGGTGCAGGAAATTGGGAACCTGTTGCTGAGGCTCTTTTAGCGGAAGATCCCTCTACCATTACTAATACGCGTGGTTTAATGTTCCGTAAATTTGCTGATCAAACAAAAAGTGATAGACGTGCTCTAGCTGCTTGTATTATCACATCAAAACAGGAGTTAACGGCATCTGAAATTTATAAAATTGAACAACCCGCACTTGTTGCCGTTGGTTCATTAGATGAGATTGGCGGTGCTGCAGAGCCATTAGCAGCTTTGTTACCTTGTGGCGAGGCTTTATCAATTCCTGGTCGAGATCATATGCTTGCTGTAGGTGATAAAGTTTATAAAAAAGGTGTTATCAATTTTCTTTCTCGTTATCCTATAAAATAA
- the lexA gene encoding transcriptional repressor LexA, which produces MLTCKQYELLLFIHNHVKETGVPPSFEEMKNALELSSKSSIYKLIVALEQRGFIRRLPNRARAVEVIRLPEKITFSLSLARKLSPSMIEKNKRNISKNLANLESFEEEEKKNITIPIMGRISASVPASAIQQQTSTLSLPHDMVNTGEHYALEVKDNSMVEAGILDKDTIIVKRQNTAISGEIIIAFIDKKEATLKRYRRKGTSIALEAANPHYEVRIYKSERVEIQGKLTGLIRKY; this is translated from the coding sequence ATGCTGACATGTAAACAATATGAGCTCCTCTTGTTTATTCACAATCATGTAAAAGAAACAGGTGTTCCCCCTTCTTTTGAAGAAATGAAAAATGCTTTAGAACTTTCTTCAAAGTCTAGCATTTATAAGCTCATTGTAGCCTTAGAACAACGAGGTTTTATACGTCGTTTACCCAATCGTGCTCGTGCAGTAGAGGTGATTCGACTCCCTGAGAAAATAACATTTAGCCTTTCTTTAGCACGTAAGCTTTCTCCCAGTATGATAGAAAAAAATAAAAGAAACATATCAAAAAACTTGGCTAATCTTGAGAGTTTTGAGGAAGAAGAAAAAAAAAATATCACAATCCCTATTATGGGACGTATTTCTGCGAGTGTACCCGCCTCTGCTATACAGCAACAAACAAGCACACTTTCTCTTCCACACGATATGGTTAATACAGGTGAGCACTATGCATTAGAAGTTAAAGATAATTCTATGGTGGAAGCTGGTATCCTTGATAAAGATACGATTATCGTGAAACGTCAAAACACAGCAATATCAGGTGAAATTATTATCGCATTTATTGATAAAAAAGAGGCAACATTAAAACGTTATCGACGTAAAGGAACCTCTATTGCATTAGAAGCCGCTAATCCTCACTACGAAGTACGTATATACAAATCCGAACGTGTAGAAATACAAGGTAAACTTACCGGACTTATTCGCAAATATTAA
- the rimO gene encoding 30S ribosomal protein S12 methylthiotransferase RimO, translating to MVAPRISFVSLGCPKALVDSERIITSLRSEGYEISRQHQGADVVIVNTCGFLDSARKESLANIDEALKKNGKVIVTGCLGADPEVIRQEYPNVLAITGPQAYESVIQAVHTAIPPVHDPFLDLVPSQGIRLTPRHYAYLKISEGCSNSCSFCIIPTLRGDLTSRPISDVLREAEQLVQAGVKELLVISQDTSAYGIDLKYLENSWKDRTIKTKFFDLCRELGDMGIWIRMHYVYPYPHVDEVIELMAAKKILPYLDIPFQHASPTVLRHMKRPALMEKTNRRIEKWRKICPDLALRSTFIVGFPGETNEDFNMLLEWLEEAKIERAGCFKYEEVKGAVANDLGLEHISEDVKENRWHRFMAKQQQISTHLLKKKIGKRLQVLIDESQGKVAKGRSQYDAPEIDGVVHISSRRPLRVGEFVTVKIEQSDSYDLYGIAV from the coding sequence ATGGTAGCACCTCGTATTAGCTTTGTCTCTCTCGGATGTCCAAAAGCACTTGTAGATTCTGAGCGAATTATTACAAGTCTTCGCTCTGAAGGGTATGAAATTTCGCGTCAACATCAAGGAGCTGATGTCGTTATTGTGAATACCTGTGGTTTTCTTGACTCTGCCAGAAAAGAATCATTAGCCAATATTGATGAAGCTCTCAAAAAAAATGGAAAAGTCATTGTAACAGGGTGTCTTGGTGCTGATCCTGAGGTTATTCGCCAAGAATACCCTAACGTATTGGCCATTACAGGACCACAAGCTTATGAAAGTGTTATACAAGCTGTTCATACAGCAATCCCCCCTGTTCATGATCCTTTTCTTGATTTAGTTCCTTCCCAAGGTATTCGTTTAACACCTCGTCATTACGCCTACTTAAAAATTTCTGAAGGATGCTCTAACAGCTGTAGTTTTTGTATCATCCCTACACTACGTGGTGATCTCACTTCACGTCCCATCAGTGATGTTCTTCGAGAAGCTGAACAACTTGTACAAGCAGGTGTAAAAGAACTTTTGGTTATTTCACAAGATACGAGTGCTTATGGTATTGATCTTAAATATCTCGAAAATTCTTGGAAAGATCGCACAATCAAAACGAAATTCTTTGATCTTTGTCGCGAACTTGGTGATATGGGCATTTGGATACGTATGCATTACGTTTATCCTTACCCCCATGTAGATGAAGTTATCGAACTTATGGCGGCAAAAAAAATTCTTCCTTATCTAGATATTCCTTTTCAGCATGCATCACCGACTGTTTTGCGTCATATGAAGCGTCCTGCTCTTATGGAAAAAACAAACCGTAGAATTGAAAAGTGGCGAAAAATATGTCCAGATCTCGCTTTACGATCAACATTTATTGTTGGATTTCCAGGCGAAACAAATGAAGATTTTAATATGCTTTTAGAATGGCTAGAAGAAGCAAAAATTGAACGCGCTGGATGCTTTAAATATGAAGAAGTAAAAGGAGCCGTTGCAAATGATTTGGGATTAGAACATATTTCTGAAGACGTAAAAGAAAACCGTTGGCATCGTTTTATGGCAAAACAACAACAAATTTCTACACATCTTTTAAAGAAAAAAATTGGAAAAAGACTCCAAGTTCTTATCGATGAAAGTCAAGGAAAAGTTGCCAAAGGACGTAGTCAATACGATGCTCCAGAAATAGATGGGGTTGTTCATATATCATCACGACGCCCCTTGCGTGTCGGTGAATTTGTCACCGTTAAAATCGAACAATCGGATTCCTATGACCTTTATGGTATAGCCGTTTAA
- the radC gene encoding RadC family protein produces the protein MAKKINQKENIQSTHFALTSSSSPTPVSERKSKEPKKNTQLDKHYQGHRERLRKRYLKSKGNALEDYEYLELLLFRTIPRANTKPIAKNLIAHFGSLADVLGADIHRLQEVQGCGPATAIDLKIISDVAGRIARAQLFKRDIFSSWDKVLAYCKAVMAHETREQFRILFLDKKNGLLADEVQQTGTIDHTPVYPREVIFRALELSASGLILVHNHPSGDSTPSDADITMTYRLKDAANALGITVHDHLIIARHNHTSFKALKLI, from the coding sequence ATGGCTAAAAAAATAAACCAAAAGGAAAATATTCAAAGTACTCACTTTGCATTAACATCAAGTTCTTCACCCACCCCAGTATCAGAAAGAAAAAGTAAAGAGCCTAAGAAAAACACACAGCTTGATAAACATTATCAAGGACATCGTGAGCGTCTTCGAAAACGTTATTTAAAGTCAAAAGGAAATGCGCTTGAAGATTATGAATATCTTGAATTATTGCTTTTTCGCACAATACCTCGGGCAAACACAAAACCTATAGCTAAAAATTTGATAGCACATTTTGGTTCACTCGCTGATGTGTTAGGAGCTGATATTCATCGACTTCAAGAGGTTCAAGGATGTGGTCCCGCAACGGCAATTGATTTAAAAATTATTTCAGATGTTGCTGGACGTATTGCTCGTGCGCAATTGTTTAAACGCGATATTTTTTCATCATGGGATAAAGTATTAGCATATTGTAAAGCAGTTATGGCTCACGAAACACGTGAACAATTCCGTATTTTATTTCTCGATAAGAAAAATGGCTTACTTGCCGATGAAGTACAACAAACTGGAACCATTGATCATACCCCTGTTTATCCTCGTGAAGTTATTTTTCGAGCTTTAGAGTTATCCGCATCAGGACTTATCTTAGTCCACAATCACCCTTCTGGTGATTCTACACCTTCTGATGCAGATATAACAATGACATACAGATTAAAAGATGCAGCAAATGCATTAGGTATTACGGTTCATGATCATCTTATTATTGCACGCCATAACCATACAAGCTTTAAAGCACTAAAACTCATATAA